Within Nycticebus coucang isolate mNycCou1 chromosome 16, mNycCou1.pri, whole genome shotgun sequence, the genomic segment ggagagggaaggCTATGTAGGAGGAGTGAAATCCATGTGTATTTGGCTCATTCTTCATGAAATTTACTTGTACCCTCAGGGCCTGATTGGGCCCAGTTACATCTGTCCCTCCTCCATTTGAGAGTGGAGTGCTGCTGTGCCAACCCACCTTTATCACTTGGTGGGTCAGAGCTAGCATAGAAATCATGATGGCACCTGTGTTTGCATGATAACTTGGTTGCCTGTGATTAACCATTCAGTCTCCACTAAGGCTCAATAGTAGAGTAGGGTTATTTCTTAAAAGGGGTTGTATTATCTGCAGAGGATGGCAGAGCTTTGCTCCAACATTTTAAGGGCTTAGAATGTGATTCATCTGCATAGGATATGCCAAATATCTCACACAGAATTCTTCTGTACTGTGGCTTGGGGCAGTTGTCGAGATTTACTTTCCAAACCTTGTTTGAAACAAGCAGCTTTCTGCTCACTTAGAAAATGGAGTGTAATAACACAGACCCAGGAGGAAAATATTGCCTCCATAATCCAAAGAAGACTACTAGGATTTTGCCTCCTCTTTATGATAGGAGGGTCTTGATGCCACAAATTACCCTTCACTGGAGGAATCTCAACATGCCCTGAACCACTGGAACCTTAGAAATTTCACTGTGAGAAAGTTCCTGAATTGAGAAGACCACCCATGGTTGATGCTTCAATGCAAATTTTTGGTGTTCCAAGGGAGACAACAAAATGGGTAAAGAAATTATTACTCAAAATTTAAGACCAGGACAATTTAAATTACCTTCTAGTGATATTAATAGCTACCTCTGCTCATCGTACTCTGCACATCATATTCCTTACTCCATCTTTCTGCCCAGTTTTACAGTGACGCCTCTTTTATCtatgttatattttctttagttattttttacCAGGAAATTCTGTGGAAGTACAATAATTGATTAATGGCTCTACCAAAACTAAATCCTTTGCTTTCTATCTTTCAGTCTTCACCCATGTAAGGCTacacttaaagaaaaacaaagaaacaaaaaacctcttGACTGTGGCAATAGTTAGATATCCCTATTCAGTTAGCAAAtctaaattttacaaattaaataaattgaatatttttttctggtgaaTACTCACTGCCAACTCTTTATCCTTAATAGGAAAACCTGTTATGTTTATGAATATCACCATGTGGAATAAATTTCATGACCTAGCTTTTCACACCACCTGAGATCTCACCTGTGCTTTCCTCCCTGGTGTCATCTAGGTcctttctgcttctctgtttAAAGGCCACtcacatttataaatttttatttctcaaatcaTGAAGTATCTGTGATAAGATAGCATAGCTTTGCCAATAGCCAAGGGCCTGTGGATGGTACGTGTCCACATACATCACCGTCACAGACAGGAAGAGTGCAGAGCCCCACCATGGAACTACTGAAACAAGATCTGCATTTTAACCTGGTTGTGAGGAAATTTACAGGGATTGAAATATGGAAAGCACAGATCTAGATCACCTTGTAAAGAAATactttggctttgtttttctgttttcctctacTGACCTTGCCTAGTAAGATTTCTCGCTAGATGCAGCTCATTTGGAAGCTGCCCACATGCCAGAGATTTGAGCTGCAATTTGCAGGAGTAGGACCTCTTTACTTGGGCTTAGCTTCTTCAGGGAATGTAGATATTTGGCATCATTAAAATTAAGTTTTGCCTcgtaactagaatctatagagaactcaaataaataataagaaaagagcaaacaacctctataagtgggcaagcgACTTGAACAggatcttctccaaagatgacagatgaatggccaataaacacatgaaaaaaatgctcctcatctttaatcatcagagaaatgcaaataaaaaccactctgaggtatcacctccctccagtaagattagcccacctcacaaaatccccaaactgcagatgctggtatgggtgtggagagaagggaacacttccacagtgctggtgggatagcaaactaatacaacctttgtggaaagaagtctggaaaatcctcaaagaactaacagttaaccttccatttgatcctgcaatcccattactaagtatctacccaaagaacaaaaatcattttaccacaaagacattagcaccagaatgtttgttgaagctcatttcataattgccaagtaatggaagcaacccaaatgcccatcaacccatgaatggatcaacaaattgtggtatatgtataccatggaatactattcagccattaaaaaagatggagactttatatcttttacatttacctgggtGAAgtcaaaacacattcttcttagtaaagtattgcaagaatggaaaaataaatattcaatgtactctatactaatgtgaaatcaatatatatgtatgtataatatatgtaataataaatcaatatataaattatatgctcataagaataataaaacacaaatatagtctaatacAGGGGCAGAAGGAAGatagaaagggaagggggaggggacagggaggatgactggcagaaggaggaagggcaTGCGGAGAGATCTCACTTCATGTGCACAATTGCTAGGGTATATAACACTAAattttatctaaatatatttttaattttatttgagtgCATTTTATACTCTCCCtgagtgaggggctcttttacaattggaactttaccctggaagtgagaacaatgtcaaattttgtaccctcatattaatttgaaactaaaaaagactaataaaaaaatcaagttttgaTGAGCTCAAAGAGACCATAATGATCAGTGCACTACAGAACATcaaattttgtatataaaatgaaatttgtaaAAAACGTCAGAAGTGGTCAGGAATGGTGTCTCCTGTCTGGTAtcttagcacttttggaggccaaagtggtaggatttcttgagccaaggagtttgagactacaaTGATCTATGATGGtacccctgcactccagcctgggagacagagtgagaaaacaaaacaaacaaacaaaatgtgtcACCTGTTGTGGGAAATAGTGGCATAAAGTGTAATTTCAGTTGTTAAAACCAGAACTGCCTAGAGTGGCTTAATGTTTATAATTCTGAAGGCTATAATACCCTGTAGAATATTCTGGATCTCTGATAATCATCTAAATCCACAATGCCCAGTTGGAGATTTTCACTTAGTCCTACAGGAATCCTACAGCACTCAGGGAAATTTCAGTTCTCCACGCCTTCCTCTCCTGGCGAAACCATAGAAATATAATTGGTTGACCCTTATGTTGAGATTGAGAACTGAAGCCTCCAAAATCAATTAGATTGCAAAGAATCGCTATCCATGTTACTGTCCTTCCTGTGCtaattctgtatttatttctgctttagaAAGCCTAACACTTTTAAAGGCTCTCCCTAATTTCTTACAAGTTATTGGTAAGAGAAAAGTTATTTCATAAcatgtaattttataaaaagaaactttaaagtgctttctaatttataataattttagatttgGTTTACAGGTTGCCAAATATGCCAGGGGCAAAtggaacaacaataaaaaaaagtgttaacgatcttcctattttattttcaagactAAAATCTGGGTAAGCAAAATAGCTGAAAAATGAATTGTTACCTTTAAAGATGGCTTAAAATCTGGATTCTCAACTATAATAAGTTTATAAGTTCTGCTTCACTAGActattaaatgctttaaaaatgggTTTAATTATTCAAATCATAATGATTGTTATATAAGAAATCTTTCCGATGATTTTGATTTAAGGATTAATTCTATGTAATTGCATCCTCTGATTAATACTTTTGTGGTCTATTTATTAAAGAATAACTCCTTTATACCTTCACCACTTCTGACAATAATTTCCTTGATTATCTTTTATATGGCACAAAAACATATGTTATTAAatgtacataaatacatatttattttattgagtattttatatatgaaggataacatatatttaatatataaatatgtatccTTCAGAAATATGCAGAAAACGTAATTATCCTACCCTTTCCTGTATTCATGATTCATGAAGTACTCACATACAAAttgaatttgaatattttaaagtattttttatttggtaTTACATGGAAAGCAATCTACTAAACAAGTGAAATATTGCCATTTGTTCTTTATACTGTCTATATCAGTATCAGGTCTGTTAGAGAATAAAATActctcatttataaataaataaaataaaataaaataattttattaaataaataaaaatatttatttttaataaattaaaaatatatttagatagaATTTAGTTTTAATGctgaaataacaaatataatgCCTTATTTGAATGTGAAATAATTTTCAGATAGTGAAATGTATTcatgaacaataaaaaatttataaaacaaaatttcaaatcaAAGTCTCTTCATCTTACACAAATTCCTTAGGAAAAAGAACTTgaatttttaatcagaaaaaaagagattttcGGAAAAGACAACTATTAATGAATGCCAGGGTTAATTCACACATTCACCCTAGACCTTTGAACCTTGCCTTTATTCTGCCCTTACGCATCCTTGATACGTCCTCCCCCTCACTTTTCTGGCTTGTCTTTTCTGAACTTGCCCATCtgtgattttgttattttttgcctttttttcttctttcttcttgttttgttttctcaatttccctttccattttttctgtCCCTTTTCTTCCCCAGATGtgttcctctcctcttctctcattTGTTGATACttctttttgaaaacatttccttaaaatgttctacaggagaaaaaaattacattagtcTGTAAGTAGTAGATAAATGCCCACTTTTCAGAGTAGTCTAATATCATGCCCCTTGCTGTTGTGCAATATTTCCCGTTCATTTCTCATTATTGTCTGACATATTCTATTACATATAAGAAGCTGCTCTCACTAAAGCCGCTAGAAATCTATCCCCGTGATCTCTGTTCACGACTTGTCCTACAAAGCATTTGTTTTGGCATTTGGCGATGTACTTTGTCATTCGTACTATCTTTCCCCACTTCTTGTCCACAACACTCAGCTTTCTAGTTCCCCTCCTAATTCTTCCCTTGCTCACTCTACTAAGTATCCTTTTCTCATCTCTCCCTTGTCTCTGTTGGAACATGCAGGACTTGGGTTGCAAAAGGAAATGAGTTTATTGAATGGGAATTGGTTCTAAGATAAAAATGGTAGGGAAGTTTGGGGAATCAGCTAGGGGAAAAATATggcaggaaaagaaggaagcaaaGCAGCCACTCTACAGCCCAAATCATGTCCCAACACTAGCTTCATGAACGCCTATGACTGCTCTGAACCTCCAATGACACAGATCATATTATCAGTGCCACTACTGTATGCAGAAAGCATGTGCTGGAATCTtgatatttttgcctttgttgccTTTGCACTACTTTTTTTTCCATGTACATTTGTCTCCATCTGTTTGTATTCAAATTTAGGTTGGGTTGGTTTTATTGGAGGAATGCAGGTCAAATCTTCTGCCTACACCAACACTCTCATGGCTAAAAAGGGGGAACAGGTGTCACACATCTAGAACATCTATCTGCTTCATATCCTCTTTAATATAACTTCCTCAAATATTATCCTTGTGGTTATTCTCTTTTCTTGTGTACTCTTCAATGCATAAGTCATCCATAAATATGCCCTCACCTATACCAAAGACTCTTAAGTCATTATCTCTAGTAAAATTATATTGGTACGTACCTTCATGTTCACAATGCGCTCCAACTACAAACTTGTTCATTCATCTCAGTTCTCAGTCTCAATTTTGACTGAAAATCTATATAATAAATAGAGTTACTCCTTTTGCCCTTACTGACTTCTCCTTTGATATCAAATATATTCCTGACTCACAGTGAATGCTTTTGcgtctttttcttcattcttctcaaCACTGTATTAAACATGGACTTCAGTGCATTTTAAACAGGTACTTTAATGCTTTTTAATCAACTgaggagtattttttaaaaaaattatttgtatttttagaacAGAAATAATTACATTTGTTTTGATTGTATTTCTCTAGAATAATTTCCAGTTATTGCAGTAATATCAAATGAAATTAATAGAGTATTGTAGTAAAAGAATGGTTTTATGTCAACATCCCTCCCATAGTATTCAACTTGTAAGTTCTAGTGAATGTTCCTGTACATGGATTTTATTTCATTCCATCTCATTTCATTTCAAGGGAAGTGCAATGAggacatggaaaaagaaaatgcaacattCCTGACACAGTTTGTTCTCACAGGACTTACGCATCAATCCGAGTGGAAGATCCCCTTGTTCCTGGTGTTATTGGTGATATATCTCATGACCATGGTCGGGAACCTTGGTCTGATTGCGCTCATCTGGAATGACTCTCACCTTCACATCCCTATGTACTTATTCCTTGGGAGTTTAGCCTTTGTGGATGCTTGGATATCTTCCACAGTGACCCCCAAGATGCTGATCAACTTCCTAGCTGAGAGTAAGGTGATATCTCTCTCTGAGTGCATGATacaatttctttcctttgcatttgGTGGAACTACAGAATGTTTTCTCTTGGCAGCAATGGCGTATGATCGCTATGTAGCCATATGCAAACCTTTAGTCTATCCAGTGATCATGAACAATGCTCTGTGCACCCGGCTATTAGTCTTGTGTTTTGTAGGTGGCTTTTTTCATGCCTTAATTCATGATGTTCTTATATTCAGATTGACCTTCTGTAACACCAACATAATACATCATTTTTACTGTGACATTATCCCACTTTTTATGATATCCTGTACTGACCCTTCTATTAATTTTctaatggtttttattttgtctggGTCAATACAGGTTTTCAGCATTATTACTGTTCTTAGCTCTTACACATTTGCTCTCAttacaatcttaaaaaagaagTCTGTTAAAGGCATAAAGAAAGCCTTCTCCACCTGTGGGGCTCATCTCTTGTCTGTGTCTTTATACTACGGCCCTCTGCTCTTCATGTATGTGCGCTCTGCAACTCCAGAAACAGAGGATCAAGACATGATGGACTCTCTATTTTATACTGTCCTAATTCCTCTGTTAAATCCAATTATCTACAGCCTGAGAAATAAGCAAGTTATAGATTCActctcaaaaatgttaaaaagaaatgtttagttCTCATACTAATATCTGCTCtcattttagtaaaaaaaaaaaaagtacaaaattttgAAGGTCACATGTGGCTGTGTTTTGCTAAGTGTTCAAAGCTTTTTATAGTTACaattttcttagtattttgaTGACTTAAAGTTTTGTACCTAATAAACTccttaagatatatatatatatatatatatatatatatatatgattcaaAAGCATACAGGGATTTTAACCAAGTTTTCATGTCACATTAGAATAATTGAAgcagaagcaaataaaaatatttaacagggTTAAATGAACCTGGAGATTCATATCACATTAACTGCATTGTGGTTGAGCAGTTGAAAGCCCAGGAAATCAGCTAACCTCAAAAGGGCAGAAGAATTTGAAAGGTCTTATACTATAGTAAATTGGGAAATGGCGAATTTCACTTTTTACAGGAATTAGCTCAAGTCTGGGAATGCAATCagtgaaaaaaagaagtgagttaAAACTGTGAAGGCAGGGCCAAACTCTAACAAGATGCTCTTAGGTCCTTCTGTTTCTATCAGTCATGAGAACAGGTAAATGGCTGCTCTCTGTTTATGATGccttcaaagatttttttcccagttGTATTTGTATGATACCGGGGAATGGGGAAAGATTCACTAATGCAGAAAGCTAACAGATTAGATTGAAGGATTAGTGTGAGTGTCAGGTCAAAAAGATTAGATTGAAGTTACCGTGAGTGTCaggacaaaaagaaaagtgacagACTGGAAAATAGATGGTCTGAATCTTccaggaattagaaaaaaatggaagtagtaagaaaaggaaatcagtaatgttaaatattttaataattattggaTGTGTTACTGTTAACAAGTGGCTTTAAATGCAAAGACCAAATAACATTAAGAGGATATGGTCTTACAATGTGCAGTGGGTAAGCTAGATAGCATATCTCAATGAGCAAGAGTCTGGATATTTTGTGACTGAAAAGTCCTTTAATTTTAGCTTTCCTTGCAATACTTTCTCTTTAAGACATTCTCCCTCTCTCAACAATAAAATTCCCTCTATATTCCTACTGACACCACCCAGGTCCTTACCCTAAAACCACTCATCTGCTCATCTATTTTGCAAAACTCTAGTTACTATCCCCCCTCCATCCTTTATACTCTCTTTTTACCTAGATACTGCTGCCAAATGATTATTCCTAAACCAAAGTCTGATTAAATAATATCCTGGTTCAATAGCTTTTTAGTGTATTGTCGTTACTATAAGATTATATGACTACACAGCATATACATACATACGGATGTTTATTTGTTCCCATGAATGTACAGATTTATGATGTGCAGATGTGTGACactatacacatatatagtaCATGACATATAGGTGGTTCCCAGGTTGCACACACCCAACTTA encodes:
- the LOC128567916 gene encoding olfactory receptor 5H2 → MFLYMDFISFHLISFQGKCNEDMEKENATFLTQFVLTGLTHQSEWKIPLFLVLLVIYLMTMVGNLGLIALIWNDSHLHIPMYLFLGSLAFVDAWISSTVTPKMLINFLAESKVISLSECMIQFLSFAFGGTTECFLLAAMAYDRYVAICKPLVYPVIMNNALCTRLLVLCFVGGFFHALIHDVLIFRLTFCNTNIIHHFYCDIIPLFMISCTDPSINFLMVFILSGSIQVFSIITVLSSYTFALITILKKKSVKGIKKAFSTCGAHLLSVSLYYGPLLFMYVRSATPETEDQDMMDSLFYTVLIPLLNPIIYSLRNKQVIDSLSKMLKRNV